The DNA sequence tttggatttggGGGGAAGGAAATAAAACAAACCTGAAGGCGAGATATATCACACTTTGCTCCATCTGACACAAATATATCATCATCTTCAATGCCAAGATCACGGTAAAATGTTGAAGCAATTGCACTTCTTAATGGCTGCATAGATTAAAGATGGCCTCAATTTCCAAGCATCATAAATTTTGATGTGGAAAATAGTTAGCAACAAAGAAAAAACatattagaattaaaaaatgaaGTAAAAACATAATAGATTTAAAAAATGAAGTAACTATAATTTTCAATTGTGAGACTGTTTGCGCTGTCTAACTGAACTACCCAAGGCTAGATAACATTAATTGAAAAGATGGTTCTCCCCACAAAAGACAATACTCATGTTATCTAGAAGCTTTTGAAGATAACATTTTAAACTTTAGAGAAGTAAAACAgaacaaaaaagaaataaaaatgtCACATGCTCTGCTAATCTTGTTACTCTGAATTAAAGCTTATGTTGCATAGTTCATTCTGAATTAAAAGAAGGCTAAATATCCATTTTCAAAACCTGAGTGAAGAACTTGCAAAAGTTTACCCACTTAAATCTATAACAAGTTGTGAATTTGTTTTACACTAAAATTTCATTTGAGAAAAGGCATATACTATGAACAGACAAACATGTGAGGATGTGGTTGGAGGCTCCTAAAGACAAAGATATCAAAATATCTTTCCTGAAATTCTACAAGGATAAAAAAAGGGCACCTCTTATTTTCCAGTTAGCATTGCAATGAATtatttttacaattgaaactagGACAAAAGAGTAAAGTAGGTTATGGAAGGATACAAGAATGAAAAATGGGCAAAGCAAAAAAAAAGCTCTAGAAGATGTCAATGCAACATACCTTTTCACCTTGTTCAGCTCCATAACCACTATATCCTTCTACGGTTGATAATGCATGTGATCTCTGATAAATGGAAAACAAGATATGCTAATCATTTTTCATGAGAGAGGGAGCAAAACATATATTAGTGCTCAAAGTCTACACTTGAAAAATATAGAAGCTTCATTCACATTGAAGTTTTACCTTTGACATTGCAGAAGTTATGGCATCAGGAATGGGTTCAGTAGTATCACCAATTCCAAGGCTTATTACTTTGGCATCAGGGTACTTAAGCAAGTGTGCATTCCTTCTTCTagcaatcttttttttttttcaaaaaaaaaataattaaaaaaaatatgcacaGCAAAGAAAACAGGAGAAGTGAAAAGTGAGGGAAAAAGTAGTTGCATGTCATATGAAAAAGCAACGTCAAAGgttgaaagaaagagaaggataTTCACTTTCACATTTATTACATAATGTATATGAATAATGATTGAGTAAAATGACACAAATCCCGCAACTTATTCCTTTTTGCCTCTCTAGTGATAGATAAACAAATCTCAGTAATGAAGTGCTTTGTTAAGGAGTGAGACCATGTCAGATATTACACCTCATTTCCTTTTTGGatacttaaaaataattaatcaaatattttcctttaaaatcaTTTGACGAGTTAATCAAAGGCATCCCTTGTTAACATTACATGCATGGCTCTGAAAGAATATTAATTCTGTTCAAGTAGAAATAAATTGACTTACCCATGGTCAAACTAAAAAGGGAAAACTGGTcacagaaaataaataaatagagtACTTAAAACTTTCCTAAGTTTATCATTGACATGTTCTTTATCCTGAAAGAATTTGCAATCTTTCATCTCGAAATATAGGGAACATCAAGCTCAATGCCTCAATACATTTCAAATTTTCCAGTCCCCTTCAACATACGAAAATCATTTATGTAAATAATCTTTTCTGTGCAAAGCTTCCCATGGGAAGAAATCATGCATAGTGAATTTCCATTTGAACTCAAGTACATACGAACTAATGAACTACCACTGCTTGAAGGTTAGCAGAAAGATGAAGTAGCAGCAAATACCTCCGGAAAGAGATACCCGGCTTGAAGTTTAGCAATATTTCCATTGCGAGAGACCTTCGTCTTGTAGGCTTCaaagaagaaaccaaaaaaTGTTATCTTGAATACTATATAAACGGAGAAACGTGCATGCTCtttttcaagaaccaccatgACATTATCAATAACCCTTCCAGAAGACAATAATCTAGTACAAGCCAACCCATCAAAATTCAGCAACAATCAAATAATTTAGGCTCTTCTTTTTGGATCCAACATACGGTCTAAATTTCATTTAAATATCAATAGTCCACACATAAGTCTAAAATTACGAGCTAAAAAAAACTTGTAAAGGTTTATGTGTCCGATCCTTTAACAGTAACAGCACAAGAATACCATTCCAAGGCAGTTAAAAATCTCAGAAATTGCTACCCAAGAAGCTTGTGTGATGAACTTTTCACCCGAAAAATTGCAAAAGGGGACCATAGCTAATGCATAGTGGGACAATAAGAAGAACAATCATAATCTTCAAATCACCCAAAAAAAAAGGGAGCTTTGTTTGCAGGATACCGGTATCAGCTTCTTGTGGTGCCGCAATGCATTTGCAAACGCCCAAGCTCTTCACGGGCAACGTCACCTGACTCCTGCATTAGACCAAATATAAAGACGACCCCCCCAgaacaaaaatcaaaactttGGAGGGCAAAAAGAGCAAAGATGCAATTTTGATTAAATCTTTTGAGAAAAACGATTTCTGGGTAAAAAGAGGTCCCATTATCTGGGAAGAGGGAAATGAAATGGAGGGAAATTACCTGGGATTGAAGGTGGAGGGAGCAAGGAAagttgaggaagaagaagagagcgGAGTGGAGAGGCTTTGTGTGATAGACATTTTAGGAGGTTGAGGTGAGAAAGGAGCAGATACTAGTAGTGAAGTGAATATGCGTTGATCCAAAGGTGCGGCACTAAGCCTCTAACACTATGTAGTATTAGTAGTTGTAATGTAAACGGGTAAACCCTATTATATTGTGTGCACGTCCCTTTTTCCTTTCTCAATAATATAGTTTCAGTTTGTCGGGTTCAGAAATGGATGGATACTAAATACTAATACAGTACTCATGGTTTAACttcaattaataaaagaaaaattatatctGAATAAGGTTGGAGTCATGTAATATTTGCACTATGCTCCCTTATAAGTCAAATTTGGTGTGCTGATTCGGTGTTTCGGGCTAAACTAGAACTATACGAGATTAGCAGCACGACCATGGAAGCATGCAAAGCACGTGATGTGGGAATATCATACTcttttaattcaaattattaaaataactaaTGTTTTTATAATAtcataatatttaaaatattaacatattaagtaatttagttatatataaaaaaatatgatataacgattctaaataataattaatattcacATAAAAACATGATCTAGTATTAATTCTTAAGAACTATGGATTATTGGGAAGGACAAACTCCTGCAATTTTATCATCAATTCTATTAGagtatatacttttttttatttttattgtatcaTCATTTACCAATTAAAAACAATATCAGTTTTTCAAAGTAAATATATAAGAATATAAGAATCATAATAAAGCCATTATGTAAATTTGGAGACATGCTACTGGCgaatattattattgtaaagTTAATTTTTCGAGGGCCCCATAATTTACATAAGTTATTCTAATATAGTAAATTAgttaatatctaatttttttaaattttttattgaatttttagtTAATAGATTgttgtatatataaaatagaatttaaactACCGACCCACTAAAATTGGTTTATTGATGTTGATTTAGATGTAAATGAATTGTTATTTAGATACTTCTTTTAAGAAATAAAACAAGCACTTGTTAACATAATTACACAAAGAAAAATGCTACTTGTAATTCAGCATTTATTCcgtttttaaatttaatattttattattttaattttttaattaatcatattttctatttttaagaaattatttttattatttttaatacttattACCGTAAAATTTGTAACTACTtgtaatatattaattttttgataaaatttgTAACAACTTTTCGTgtactaatttttaaaaagtaggtaaagtttttaaaattaattaaactcacttcaattatttttttatttaaaatacaaaattcaTGTCAAAAacacatttaaaattaaataaacaatataaacatatttaaaattatgtattaaCACATCTAAATTATCGTCATTGTAGTTCTAAATTACATATTGAACACACacaaaaattaaactcaaatacacatccaaaattataagaatgcactctaaatattttatcaaCACATCCAAAATTCATGTAAAAAACTTATATATGTACATAAGAACATAataaacacatctaaaattataagaatatacactttaaatattttatcaacacatctaaaattcatgtaaaaaaatttttatatatacaaaataataagaaaagCAATGATATCAGAGAATGCGCAAAGAAAAACTCTATGAATAGAGACTCATACAAACCTTAGGAACGTTTTCGGCGCGGACGAACGGCGACGCTGATGCGGACGAACGGCGATGAGATGGAGGAAGGCGGCGACGATGATGAGCGCCGAGGAAGAGGAAGCCGACGTTGTAGATGAGCACCGAGGAGGAGAAAGGCGGCGTCGAGGATGAACGCTGAGGAGGACGGTGGTGCGGAGGAACGGTGGCGGAGGATGACGAACCACGGATGACGTGCGTCTCTGGGTTTATGATGTGTGGTGAATGTGATTGCTCTCCTTCCTTCAGAGTTTTGTATAGTATTAGCTAATAATTAGATATTTAagatttattttagaattttaaaatcgaaattttgaattttaactaatttGATGTTTGGATGTGTATTAAATTGTAAtgtaatatattaataattaaatatattaaatctgaaatagaaatttaaattttaaatttcagttttatttagtttctgttttgaatgtgtatttaattttagaaaaacactaaatctatttataatttttagatgtgtttgttttattttttttaaattattgtaataaaaagCTAAATATTGTACAAATTTTAAAGGATACCTAGTTAAATTGTGTAACAAAATATGTCTCATGAGGAATCTCCTCTCTCAAACAACACAATTATTTAATGTTGTATCTTTTATCCGCTCACCCTTAATataaggaggagaagaagcagCAGCTTCCTCAAGACTAATGTTTTTAGATACTAGATAAATTTTGGTGTATCACTTAATTTGTTGAATCTTATGATACACCGAAATTTGGTTAATATCTACAAAAATTTCCGCCCGTCCTCAAACAACACAATTATGAATTATTTAACGTTGTATCTGTCGTCCGCTCACCTTTAAGTCCAGAATCTACTGCATTACTTTTGATTGTTGTGTTCATTAAATCATTGTGTGCGGGTGCGCTCATCCCCTTTCGAGAGCCTAGTGTTTGTTCTAATAAAGTCCATACCAATATTTTTGTAAGAAAGTACAAAGAAGCCTAAAAGATCTCATTTCTAAGTTCTAAGTTCTAACAGCTCTGATAAGGAGAATAAGAAGGGTATGACCCACCAAACAGAGTTCCAACTTCCAACTCTCCAAGCATAAGAAAATAGAGGAAGTGAAAAAACATCATCACTAATAACTAATGTACCCTAGCTATAAGCCCTGTAACATTGAATTTGGATGATCCGAAGACTATGCTTTGTATGAATACGTTTGTACTATACAAAGCGTGTTTCTGAGCCCAACATGTAAATGGTAAATTTACTAACTGCGAATTCAAAGACAAGTTGATAAATTTGATCTTAAAATGTTGTATCATGTGCAGTAGAAGCTGTGATATGACAGGCTCGAAAAGGAAAGGGGAAAAAAAGCTAAACAAACACGACCGTGGGCAAAATGTTTTGTTTAGTTGAATACGTAAGAAGAAAAAGCATCGACACATGCATCCTCGTTGTGAGATGAATCATCATGCAGTTAACATATGATCATCTTTTCAGCTTAAGCACATAACGTCTCAAATAGCTAACTGGTTATCCATAATGATTACTTAATACATCTGCAATCAGTATAAGTAGCTGTCAATAATTCAGAACAAAACGTGATTTGCTGGCATGCCCCATTTGTCCTTGCAACACATGTACATATATTGATATTGATGTATATCTcgtaaaagaaaagtttgaaagcATCGATATCTTCTTGTCCCTACATTTGATAAAGCGATAACATCTTGAACTTTCAtattacatacatatatactCACATTGCTAACAGCAGCATTTTCACTCTAAACCGCAGTACCTAATTAACAACAAATTACAAATACATGAACACTGATACTAAACTACAATTGGTGAAAGCCATCGTCATGAGAATTCAAAATGATGATCTGTCTCATCGAAGATCTCCTCctacaaaacaaaaattaatgtCAGTAACAGCTTCCTACTAGATTTTGATTCGAGTAAATAAAGCTTGTCTTCGACTAGATGTCAAGAGTTTACCTGTAGTAGTTCTTCAATAACATCCTCCATCGTAATTACTCCaacagcttcttcttcttcgggGAGTTTTGGAAGTGGACTTCCATTATCTATCTCCAGAATATCCGAGTACATATTTTTTGTCCATTTTTTGCTCCGAGATCCCTTAATCGACTTGTTTGTATTTGGAAAGCTTTTCCACTTATGGAGTGGCATCTTGGGTTTCACCTTTTTCTCGTGTGGGGGTTTTTCACCATCAATATCCACCTTCACATCCTTCACCGACTCTATTTCACAAACATGAGATACGTAGCAGTGTAGCATTCAGTTATGAGAGAAACTAAACAAAATTTTGGCAAGGAAACATATTGATTACAAGTTACAGCCTGTTCTTACCATTGGCAGAGTTTTGGGAAGATGGCTGATTTGTCTTGTCACACCGTCTTACAACAACAGCCATGTGGCTATGGCCCTTCTGAAACTCATTCAATATATCATAGAGAGGCATACTTTCTGGAACCCTGTGAATGTAGGTAATTTCTAAATATCAATTTTCGGTTAAAGAATATGGAACCAATGTGCCTATCCCCATAAAACCTACAAGAAATATATAAGATACCTTGGAATCCTGCGTATGGTTACACTCTTCACAGATGCTTCCTCTTCTGGATCAATTGTCAATAAATTCTTGACCTAAAATTAAGCAGCAAATTCTTAGAAAACAAAATGGAGACCGAAACAAGGCATTGCATACAGTTGACGCATCATTGGTGCTCAAGCAGACATAACACTGCCTCTAACTGCCACATATGCCTATAAAcgaatcaataaaatttttgagGCCCAACAAGGGGAAAACCTGCTATAGGAGTATATGTTATCCGGTCAAATAGTTTGCCGAAGGAAGGCATTATCATCTAGAGCCTAAAGTAGAACTTTCACATATAGTTCCATTATCAGGAAGTAACTTAAAACTATGATGAAACTTATTCAAGAGTTTATAGAACTCAATATGACTCCAAGAATGTTAAATGGTAAAGGTGAATAATAACGAAGGAAAATCGGTACCAGTATAAGTCCAATAATATTTGTAGGCTGCTCATAATAGACCGGGACTCTGCTGTGCCCCCTCTCCAATATTAGGTTCATCAGCTCCCTGCTCAAATAATTGGTGTTaaattagatgaataaaatatgtactaaattaaaaactagactttatctaaatttttaatacaaCTTACCTATCAAGTTTGGAATTAATATCAATGGCAAATGTGTCAGATATAGGAGTCATCGCATCGCTAGCTGTCTTCTCGCTGAGTTCAAGTGCCCCAGCAATGATTGTTGTTTCATCATGTGTTAGTTCCCCACCTTTTCCAGCCTAATGCAATCCAATAATGAACAGCAACAAAAACAAGTGGAAACATGAATATTTGGAGCAAAGGACTCCACATAACCAGAAGAGTAAGTATATAAGATTGTCCTTATTAACAATCcaggaaaattaaattgaaatataaGAAGGTAGATATATGTGCAGCATACATATGAAAGAACAGGATGAGTGCAGGATACCTACTTTATgcaattttataataaattgataaaaagaTTATACAATAGAGATGGATGGcgttttatgaataaaaaacaACATATAGCTCTGATACAGACCTCATTACCATGCAAATTTACGAGTGTTTTTAACTCGGCTCTGCGGAAAAGGGCTTCATTTCGATGGCCCAGCAAAAAGTCCAACAACTGAAAAACCATATAAATGCACCAAAAAGCCAAGGATGAACAGAATATCGGTATGAGGACATAAATTCAATTTGGCCCCTGCTTACAGAAATGAAGCATTCATATATAAATTCAAAGTTTGCTCAATTTATGTCACCTTGCTAATTGGAAAAGCAATTGGATAACAGATCCATACAAGCACACGGACAAAGGGAGCCACCGTTGCGCCAATCGCTAAACCATACCGAGAACAAACAGATTGGGGTATAATCTTCACACAAGTAAGACATATGTCAGAGCACTTTTACATGCAATGCAAAGCATATCAAGGCTAGCatatacataataatattaGGCAAATATCTGCCAGACATGCAGAAAATCCAAAggtattataatttataatcaaCATTGAGCAGGATTCAGTGAAGAACAAAGATTGAAAACGTAGAAAGTCAGATTTACAAACGTTAACTCTATCTCatgattgaaaataaaaaaataaaaaagatttgaatgaTGTATAACTCGTGAGGAAGAGGAATTTACCACATCCTCCATAACTTTATTATAGTTCTTGAGCTACAAGGTGGAGGATGAAACagtctttttaaaacatgtcaTGTGTGTGTATTTATTTAACAATTAACACAAATAAGTACATGAGTTTCTCACCTCACCAAACAGAAGAATTAACGTCACCGAAATCAGGATAGCACCCCATGCAGTAACAAGACTATCAAGAAAAATAGGAAGCGCCTGGAAAaacacatttaaaaaaaatcagaatCAATTTTGTCTTTTATGTATTAAAACCATTCGGGAATATTTTGAGTTGTACCTCCATGGCTGCAGCATTGCAAATCAGCAAAGTACAGAGCAACAAATGTTGATTTTTGACAACAGGCAATATCTTTTCTGCAGTGACAACAAAAGGAATTCATAAAGTAAGAGAATATATCATTAACAAATCTGAACAAAACAACCTTCGCGTTTTCAAAAGATTTCCCCTATTTACAGCTCTAAAATAATGGATAATTCCAGAACTAAACTACAGATCACGAATTGCACTTAACTCGTTTCATCTTGTTCCCGGTTTATCCAACCAATTAGATGAACCATGAACCATCAGTGCTACATATAGCTAGCTAGAATCAATCAATTTTTTACCGGGGAAGAATATGAATACGAATACCGATACATAACAAAAAGCTAAGTATGTAAACAGAAAAGCTAAGCAAGTTTAGTTTGCACGTAATCGTTGAAAtcagaaagagagagagagagagagaaagaggtaCCTGCGTGGATACGATCCTGAGGAGTGCCAGATTTGGCAAGGACCTCGAGATCGACGAGGCTGAGAGACATGAGGCCCAAGGTGAGGCCCGACATCAAGCCCGCGAACAAGACGAGCAGCACGATGACCGCTATGTTGATGAAGAACTTTGATTCGCAGCAGGTATACTCCACCGCCATTCTCTTGTGCTATTCCTATTACCGCTGTACGCTGTTAGTAGTTTGGTTCGTTGTGTATTTCAATTAAGAGCAGCAGAGTACAGAGAGCCAGTAGTAGTCAGAGAAAGCAGAGCAACCACCAGAGCTCCGCCACCTCCATTGTTGCTTCTCCCTCTCCGATCCACTTGTGGCTCTACTCGATTCCCATCATCCCCTATTTATTCATTCCTCCTTATATTCaatccttttatttattgtttttttctttattatgtCACGGTAACAGTATATTGCTTCTCGAAAAGTTAATTTTAGGTGAGAGTCGGTACTCCATTGCGGTGGAAATAATTTGTTTCCGTTGTCACAAAATATCAAGAGTTTCGCTAGCAACTAATAGAGTATTTGTaaaaggaaaagtctagggaCCAATAGTtttgttgaattttggccagcatgtaattAGCAGAAAAATGTGAGCCATTGAAtaaaatctcacaccaatctcacaccatcaaattaTTATTGATGGCTAATAATCACAAAAATTGTTGGTCGCCTAGCATTGTTCTCTCTGTCTTTCgccctttgtccatcttccatctcatctaCCCTCCTGATTgtatgttctatcggtcttcttctcacatgtccaaaccacctgagacgcgattcaaccatcttttccacaatgggttctactccaactctctcccttatatcttcattccttattttatccaatcgcgtatgaccactcatccatctcaacatcttcatctctgccacactcagcttatgttcgtgctcccctttagccgcccaacacttcgtaccatacagcatagccggtcttatagcggtgcgatagaatttacttttaaattttaaaggcactttttgtcgcatataaaaccagatggactccgccattttgaccaacctgcttggatcctatgatttacatcctgttcaatctctaAATCGTTGTTAAATTAAATATCCCTAAATATCCATTATACACATTATACAGATATTCTATTAATTCTTTATATTTTCTCAAATATCAATTATATTGTAAAATTAAGTCcctaaatttattatttgtatgtatgtataatattttttaaaaatatatatatggaaAGATTAATCgttgttaaattatttaaaaactgTAATagatcttttattattttccttataatagtataatttcctttttcactttttcgaTGTCCATTTGAACATTGTCAAACTAATTTTggtaatatttttctttcttatttttttaaaaaaaattatttcatatcCATTgcaatttgaattttttattgttatttgttttgtaactaaatttaatcaattttttatgtattttttttcttcaattaaAATTTGTGAGAGTGATTTTTATTagatttaaattaatttaattgtaTTTAGTTAGCTAATATACCGATTATATTATTAGAATGGGGGAAGAATAGCGGAGGCGACAGTTGGGTAGTGACGTGTTGTTACAAAGACAGCGTTGCCAAATCTGCATTTCAGCGATCCTTACCGACCCACACGAATACCTTTTTGCTCAGAATCAACGGATAACCATGTGGCTATTTAGTATTTACactaataacaaataattaatggACCCACCGTCCCCCTCCTTGCCTCTATCACAAAATCACTAATTAATATGATTATCATTATCATATTAACAACTAAGAGTTCAAGGTTTAAGGCAGCTAAAACTCTTTTCAATAAGACATTTTAGCCTGATAGGCTTTTCGGAATATGACATCTGTTATGATTATgaatctttgtcttgcttataTCAGAAGTGGAGCACTGGAgcttaactaattaatttgtCTGTGATGATAGATTATAAGATCTCTTAAAGTGATACCTATTGCAAAAAGCTGCTTTTAGTCTGCTTAGCTTCTAGCTTTAACTTTGATTAGTTATTAGTTAATCCAGCTTGTTTGtgccttttatttattttattgtatatgcttagttataattttttttttatctcgtTTTGATCATTCTAAATAATATGCCTTAGTACCAATATAAGTTAGGTAAGTTATTTGTGGCATTATTATTTATTACCACTTTGCAAAAGAAATTAACTTATCACTTAGAATATTAATTTAGAGTAATACTATgtgtacaattttttttataactaagTCTAATTAAATTGATGTGACGTTTAGTAAAAAAAAGTGtgcatatattattatttcttttttttcgtacTTTGTACATCACATGAATTTTTGTTCAAATTTTTGTTGGAGAGCACAAAAACTTATTAATATAACACACAAAAATTTGGAGCatgatatttaaaattttgcaTATAACACGAACTTATTGATAATATACAAATTTTTACTGAATATGTAttcttccaaaaatttttatttgtattcttccaaaaatttttattttacatattaaaaattctatactatacaataaaatttttgtattgtTTACAAAAAATTATGTGTTGTGCGTATTTTATTGGTTGGGTGTTAATTGAATATgtaattcttaaaaaaaatttgtgctATATACTactatatgtatattatatatgtatattgtgtatcaaaatttatgtaatgtgtataaatatattaaaattcctgtattttaattttcttaatacTTATAAAAAAAGTGaccattattaaaaaaatggtACACTTTATTTTTAAACAACTTAATTAAACTTTATTACTCAAAATAATTGATCAcctaacattttttattaatctatGCTCAACTatgctctttttttttgttggtgAATATACACAACTATGCTTTCTATTTGTTGTTATCGATATTTAATAAGATTTTCTTATTATCAAAAGTATTGAAATTTTATGAATCACTTCGGTTGAAGAGTTAACAACTTAATATGATATAAAATgtctttataaataaattatatgtataattgtattcataaatttttaatcctaattatGATATCTGTTATATATAACCAAATCTAAAGACAAATTTGAGAAAGAGAGTAGAATAAAAATCAAATGTAAATCAtctgaaatttaaatttaaagaaGATATACATGAGATAGTTATTAAATTTTAGGGTTACTTGTTTGAATAATGTATGTAGTGTGTACATATTTAAAAATGTTATCTGATTTTGAatgtttttaacaaaataaaataaatgcgTGAAGTGATGCAAGGAAGACAGAAAATTAAGTAGTGCT is a window from the Arachis stenosperma cultivar V10309 chromosome 3, arast.V10309.gnm1.PFL2, whole genome shotgun sequence genome containing:
- the LOC130969723 gene encoding DUF21 domain-containing protein At2g14520-like encodes the protein MAVEYTCCESKFFINIAVIVLLVLFAGLMSGLTLGLMSLSLVDLEVLAKSGTPQDRIHAEKILPVVKNQHLLLCTLLICNAAAMEALPIFLDSLVTAWGAILISVTLILLFGEIIPQSVCSRYGLAIGATVAPFVRVLVWICYPIAFPISKLLDFLLGHRNEALFRRAELKTLVNLHGNEAGKGGELTHDETTIIAGALELSEKTASDAMTPISDTFAIDINSKLDRELMNLILERGHSRVPVYYEQPTNIIGLILVKNLLTIDPEEEASVKSVTIRRIPRVPESMPLYDILNEFQKGHSHMAVVVRRCDKTNQPSSQNSANESVKDVKVDIDGEKPPHEKKVKPKMPLHKWKSFPNTNKSIKGSRSKKWTKNMYSDILEIDNGSPLPKLPEEEEAVGVITMEDVIEELLQEEIFDETDHHFEFS